The Rhizobium sp. CCGE531 genomic sequence GATACCCTCGTCAGCGGGAGACAGCATTTCCACCCAAGCAGCGTTCGGCAAGATCCTGGACGCCATTGCGAAATCCGACAGCGAATTAGCAGACCGCATCGTCACGACATCGCCGGACGTCACCGTCTCCACAAATCTCGGTCCCTGGGTCAATCGCCGACAATTGTTCGCCCGCACGGAATTGGCGGATACATTTCGCGCCGAGCGGGTGCCCAGCGCCCAAAAGTGGACATTCACACCGCAAGGCCAGCATATCGAACTCGGCATCGCCGAGATGAACCTGTTTCTTTTGCTCGGCGCAATGGGGCTCTCTCATTCGCTTTTCGGCGAACGACTGATCCCGATCGGAACGGTGTACGATCCGTTCGTCTCTCGTGGCCTCGATGCGTTAAACTATGCCTGTTACCAAGACGCGCGGTTCATGATCGTGGGCACGCCGTCTGGTGTAACTTTGGCGCCGGAGGGCGGCGCTCACCAGTCGATCGCAGCTCCCTTGATAGGCATGAGTCAAGACGGGCTGGCCAGCTTCGAACCTGCATTTGCCGACGAATTGGCAGCCATCATGACGTGGGCCTTCGACTATATGCAGCGAGACGGCGAGGGGGATCCCAATGAACGCACATGGCTTCGCGACGAAACCGGCGGGGCGGTTTATTTGCGACTGTCGACGCGTCAACTCGAACAGCCGAGACGTCCGTATGATTCAGCCTTTAAACAAGGCGTGATAGATGGCGCCTATTGGTTGCGGGAGCCCGGCCCCAACTGTGATCTCGTTATTGCCTACCAGGGGACGGTGGCAAGCGAAGCAATTGCGGCTGCGGGCATGATTGGCGACATACGCCGTGACATAGGCGTTCTTGCAGTCACCTCGGCTGATCGGCTCAATGCGGGCTGGCAGGCGGCGATGCGAGCACGCGCGCGTGGCCATGTGGATGCGGCTGGACATATTGAGCGCCTGCTTGCGCCGCTGCCGCGCCACGCTGCGATTGTGACCGCCATCGATGGTCATCCGGCAACGCTCTCCTGGCTGGGTGGGGTTATCGGCCACCGCACTCATAGTCTGGGCGTTGAGCATTTTGGCCAGACCGGCACGGTCGCCGACCTCTATCGCCATTTTGGTCTCGACGCCGCCAACATCGCCGAAGTGGCTACTAACCTTACACCGGGGCGTCGAACTGGCAGAGCGGCATAACGATCTGACATCGTCTCCATCTGCGAAGCCAGCGTCGACTGGCTTCGCCACAACACCTCTCAGCGGCAGTGCCCTTAATAGCCTACCCTGTGCATATTTTGCAGCACGATCAGCCTCCATGCATGACTGATCTCGCCTGAAGGAGAATTCAATGCCACTTGACTTGCGTTTGCCCTCGCGTCCTATCACCCTTAACGCGAGGCCATTGCTGCCCGCCCCAATTGTACCAAGCGATGAACTGGAAGCGCGGCTCAGCCGTACGCGAGCCGCAATGAGTCGCTGCGAAACCGATGTCTTGATTCTCACGGACGAAAAGAACGTTCGCTACTTCACCGACTACCGGACGCTCTCATGGACCTATCATGCTCGTCCGGTGTTGGCCGTGCTGACACTCGAACGGTTGCTCGTCTTCGGCAGTCTGGGGGAACTGCGGCTGATGGAAAGCGTGCCGCGTCCATTCTCGCCGATTGCCTATGACGGCTATCTACCCGGGGCGGTCGACGCCATTGTAGATCAGATTTCCGCCATGCCCGCCTCATCTCGCCGACGGATCGCTGTCGACTACGGCCCCGATATGTTCGGTCGCGGATCGCTCTACTTGATCGATCGGTTGAAACAAATCGCATCCGACGAGTCTGTTCGAAGCGCGACTGATATCTTGTGGCAGATACGACTGATCAAGACGCCGTTCGAAGCAGAAATGAAGAAGGTCGCCCTCGCCATCGTGAATGACGCATTTGATCAGGTGATTGGAAATGCCTATGCCGGCATCTCGGAGTTTGAGCTTTGCCAAATGATGCAAGCCCAGATCTACCTCAATGGGGCGGAAAGTGCGGATCCGATCGCGATGCTGTTCAGCGACGGTGACTTCTTTTATGGCCGCACACCGTCGGATCGGAAGTTGAAAGAAGGTCACTACATCTGGACGGACTTTCGCGCCACCTACGGGGGGTATCCTGCAGATCGCAATCGAATCGCGCGATGCGGCGAGCCGTCGGATTGGGAAATCGCGACATACAAGAGTGTCCGATCGCTAACGATCGAGCTTGTCAATGGCATCAGGCCCGGCCTTCGCTGCTGTGACATTTACAGCAATTTTCAGCGCCTTTGGAAGGAAGCTGATCTTGGCCAAATATACGGGCACGTCTCGCGCATAGGACACGGCGGCGGACTCGATGTCACGGAACCGCCATCGATTTCGGCGGCCGACCAGACCGTGATAGAGCCGGGGATGATTTTCCACCTCGAACCGAAGCTTGAAAAGAACGGCGCGGTGTTCCAGTTTGAAGAGGTCGTATTCGTTCGTGATGGCGGGGTTGAGTTTCTTAGTGACCTATCACCCGAACGGATTCCGGTCGTTTAGACCAGCCAGCGGTCAATAGGCGCAGCGTCCAACTCATGGTCTCTCCACGTCCCTCCACGATAGCTTGCAGGTCGTCGGCCGGATTTTACGAATGGGTTCAGCCGAACGGCCGCTGGAGAGATCGGGCGTCAGTGGCGAAGTCGATGGGGTGCCGACGCACCGTCATCACTGAATAGTGTAAGCGTGACAACAGCGCTTCGGGCTCCGCGGTGGCCAAATTTTTTCGCCTGGCAGGCTATTTTTACCGCTCCGCCTGTACCCGGCACCATTGTGGACGACGTGATGCCTCTCAACGCTGCACCTGAAATTTCGAGTTACCACGTGCCTTTTTGGACGTAGCGTTTATCCCCAAACCAAAGGACTACGTCTTTAGGAGAGCAAAACGGCTCGTTCGACGGCTATTCAGCTCTTAACAGGCAATACAAATCGTCCAAGGAATTCAGGTGATCTATGTTCATTATCGTCTTGATGATGTGCGAAGTATTTTTCTCGATCGCCGAGCCCCGAAGGTTTCGTGCGAACTTTTCCGCGACATCATTCATGCTAAAAGGCCTCCGCCAGTGGCCCGGAGGCCATTCGACCGTCGTGGTAAAGCTCCGTCCGTCCCTGGTGTGGAGAATTATTGTCGATAAATATTGGTCATGCTTCCAGAATGCCTCTTCCGCGACTGGATCAAGCTCAACATCAATTCTCTGCATGAGTTCAGCCACGCGGTTATTTCTCATGAGCGACGGCGAATACCACTCTCTGCCGACTTCAACTGAGAGAAGCGCCATAGCCGATACATATTCAATGGACAGCTGAGCATCGATATCGCTGGCTGGAGCCTTGTCCGAAAACCATTCCGTTATTCTCGAAAAACTTCTGATTTTCAGCTTTTCAAGATTTTCGGGATCGATGTTATGCTCCTTCACGAGGCTGGAAACCCCGTCAATTGTGGTATGGAGGAACGCGCAGCTCGGATACGGTTTTAACGACGATTCTCTAGTGCGCCAAACCTCCCCCAAATCGGCAGAAAGCTGAGCGGGTTCGAATTGATCCGACCCGATGATCTTGGCGAAGCCCCTTTCGGGGTCGCTCAACATCGCAAATGGGCCGACAATATCGCGGCGAGCGCAGAGTGCTGCGTCAATCCCTCCAAGCGCCATCTGACCATAATTTGCCTTGAGAGCGTGTGCCGGTCGACCATATTGCACATACCAGAGGGGAAGGGAGGTATTGGCGCCCGCGTGTCCGAGGGCGGATCGGAATTGCTCTTCAGATCCGCCCGACACCACCATGGCCGCCGCTCCAGCCGCGATTCCGTGCCATGCGTGGTAGACCGCGAAACGGCGGTAAACATCCGGGGTGGCCTGAGTTGCGTCGTGAACCCGCAATCCTGCCTCATATCCAGCTACAACTCCTGCAAGGAAGCGCTTGGGTGTTGATTTGAGGTACTCCGCCATCGCGAGTGCCGCAGGTATCACGGTTGCGCTTGGATGCCCGGCGGCGACGTCTTCATAATCAAGTACGTCAGAGAGCCAGGCATTTAATTTTGTAGCCATTGATGGGGAAAGTTGAAGGCGAGTGCCGGGAACGCAACACCCGCCCGTGTCTTCTCCAGCTTGGTACGCGGCCAATAACTTCTCACCTAGAGGAGTGTCCGTTCCGGCGACGATACATCCGATCGTGTCCAGCGTGATGAGCTTGGCATGCTTCAGCACATCGACTGGTATGCTTTCGTATCTAAGTTCTGTCAGGAACTTCGCCAAAAGACCAGCGTCGTTGTGAGCGGCGCCGCGGGGAAAGAGGATGTGTTCAACTGACGATAGCGCACCCACTGACATAATTTTCCTTTCTTAAGCGGAACGAAGTGACCTACCGTTCCGACCAGAGACCCTCATGGAAAGTGAACGGTGGCTAACCGTGCCGCCCTTTTCCCAAGCGCACAGCAGCTCTCCACCCATTGACATACCTGTTATACCAGGTCTACATAATCTCGCCGTGGCACGCAACTTGAATTTTGCCTCCGCGTTTTAGAAAGCGTGACCGATAACAAGAGGTCATTCGCGAGTTCGAACACCGCCGGGCGGTACCTGTTTTGATTCTGTCTGGCGAAGCCTGATGGGCACTCGAAGGAGCTATTTAAAGTCATGCAAGACAAACTGAACGTTGTTCCCTTCATCAGCGTCGATCATATGATGAAGCTGGTGCTTGCAACCGGTGTCGAACGCTTCCTCGTCGAGCTTGCCGCCTATATCGAGGAGGACTTCCGCCGCTGGGAGTGCTTCGACAAGACGCCGCGTGTCGCCTCTCACAGCGCCGAAGGCGTCATCGAGCTGATGCCGACCAGTGATGGCGAGACCTACGGCTTCAAATACGTCAACGGCCATCCCAAGAACACCCGTTCCGGTCGCCAGACGGTCACCGCTTTCGGCGTGCTTGCCGATGTCGGCAACGGCTATCCGATGCTCTTGACCGAGATGACGATCCTGACGGCGCTCAGGACCGCGGCGATGTCGGCCGTCGCTGCCAAGTACCTGGCACCGAAGGGCGCCCGTACCATGGCGATGATCGGCAACGGGGCGCAGTCGGAATTCCAGGCCATCGCCTTCAAGGCGATCCTCGGCGTCGACAAGCTGCGGCTTTACGACATCGATCCATCCGCGACGGCTCGCTGCCGGAAGAACCTTGCCGGCATGGGTTTCGAGATTATGGCCTGCGCCTCCTCGCAGGAAGCGGTCGAAGGCGCCGAGATCGTCACCACCGTCACCGCTGACAAGCAGAATGCGACGATCCTCACCGACAACATGGTCGGCCCCGGCATTCACATCAACGCCGTTGGCGGCGACTGCCCCGGCAAAACCGAGCTTCACGGCGACATCCTGCTGCGCTCCGATATCTTCGTCGAATACCCGCCGCAGACGCGCATCGAAGGCGAGATCCAGCAGCTCGCTCCGGACCACCCGGTTGTCGAGCTTTGGCAGGTGATCGCCGGCAAGGCGGCCGGCCGTTCGGGCGAGCGTCAGATTACGCTGTTCGACTCCGTCGGCTTCGCCATCGAGGATTTTTCGGCGCTGCGCTATGTGCGCGACTGCCTCAAGGACACCGGCCTTTATGAAGAACTCGATCTGCTCGCCGATCCCGACGAGCCGCGCGATCTCTTCGGCATGATCCTGCGCGCGGCAAAAGCGGCTTCCACACCTCAAAAGATCGGAGCGCTCTGATGAGCAGACAGTCCGTTCAGGCCCCCAGGGGCGTCGTGATGATCCGGCCGCATCATTTTACGCCGAATCCGATGACCGCCGCCGACAACGCGTTTCAGTCCAATGACGAAAAGCGGGCCGCCGCAGCGGTCGCCAGCGCCGCCTACGATGAGGTAACGCGCATGGCGGAAGGCCTCGCCGAGGCTGGCGTCGCCGTCCATGTCTTTGAGGACCGGACGGTTGCAACGCCCGACTCCGTCTTCCCCAACAATTGGTTCTCGACCCATTCCGGCGGCCACGTTGCGGTCTATCCGATGTACTCGCCCAATCGGCAGAAAGAGCGTCGCGGTGACGTGATCGAGATGCTCAAGACCGAGTACCGCGTGCAGGATGTCATCGATTATTCCGGCCTTGAGAAAGACCATGTCTATCTTGAAGGCACCGGCGCTATGGTCCTCGATCACATCGGCCGGGTCGCCTACGCGGTGCGCTCCAACCGTACCAACGAAGTGGCGCTGGAGCGCTTCTGCACGCACTTCAACTTCGAGCCGATGGTCTTCGACGCCGTCGATCGCAGCGGCCAGCCGATCTATCACACCAACGTGCTGATGTGCGTCGGGACCGATTTCGCTTTGCTTGGAACGCAGATGGTTCGCGATCTTCGGCGCCGGCAGGAAGTTGTCGACAGGCTCAGGGAAACCGGCCGCGAGGTCATCGAGGTTTCCATCGAGCAGATCGAGAATTTTGCCGGCAATGCCATCGAGCTGGAGGGCGGCGACGATCGCGTGCTGGCGCTGTCGGCGCGCGCCCACGCAGCCCTGTATCAGGAACAGATAGCGGCGATTGAGCACTCCGCCAAGCTCTTGCCGTTCGACGTCTCGACCATCGAACTCGCCGGCGGCTCGGTGCGCTGCATGCTCGCGGGCATTCACCTGTCACGGCGCACTCCGCAGACGGAACATCTCCTATTAGCGGCCGAATGAGCGCGCGCGCAGTCGAACATTGGAACTAAGGACAACCAACAATGTCGCAGACCAGATCAGTCTATGAGTTCAACTCGGCAATCGTCCGGGAACCATCCACCTCCGTTATCAATGGCCTGCGCGCCAACGATCGCGGCGGCCCGACTTACGACGGCGTGAAGGTCGAGCACGACGCCTACATTGCGGCGCTACGCAATGCCGGTGTCGAGGTCACAGTGCTTCCGCCGCTTGAGGACTTCCCGGACTCCATCTTCGTCGAGGACCCGGCACTTGTGTTCACCAACGGCGCCATCCTGCTCCGGCCGGGCACCCGGAGCCGAGCCGAGGAAACTGCCGAACTTGCGCCGGTGCTGCGCGAGATGTTCGAGACCGTTCTTGAACTGCCCGCAACGGGCCAGGCGGACGGCGGCGACATCATGTATACCCCGAAAGGCCTGCTGATCGGCCTCTCCGACCGCACTGATAAGGATGGTGCCGAGGGACTTGTCGCCTGCATCGAAAAGCTTGGTGGACAGGCTCAGATTGCCGAGACTCCGAAAGGCGTTTTGCACTTCAAGACAGGCTCCTCGCTGCTTGACGACGAGACTGTGATCGCGACGGCCGCCCTTGCCGATGCTGCTGTCTTCGAAGGGTTTCGCAAGTTCGTCGTTCCAGAAGGTGAAGAGCCGGCGGCGAATGTGCTCCGGGTGAACGATGTCGTCTTCGCCAGCGCCAACCACCCACGCACGCTCGAGAGGCTCGACAACGAGGGCTACAGGGTCGTGCCGCTGAAGACGGCCGAGATCGAGAAGATCGACGCTGGGCTCTCCTGTATGTCGCTGCGGTGGTATCGCAACGGCAGATAGGCCGACACAAGTTCGAATACCGGAGATGCCGCTCCATTCCCCAGGTGCCGCCGCTGGCAAGTGCCTCCGGCATATGGCCTCTTGGTGGATGAGGGCTTGGTGGGCGGCTTTTTCCCAGCCTCCTCCCGAGGAGCCCCTTATCGGAGTGATCTCAATGTGGAAACGACGACGAGGCTGTCGATCGTAAACAAGAATAATTGTGAGGAAGAGAGATGGACCTTCGCCATCTTCGGTATGTCGTAGCGGCGGCCCGCAACGGGAGCTTCAGTGCGGCGGGTCATGAGTTGAACGTCCGCCAGCCGATCATAAGCAAGCGCATTCGAGAGTTGGAGGACGAGCTTGGTGTCTTTCTGTTCGACCGCGCCACATCGGGGGCGCGGCTCACACCGACAGGCGAAGAATTCGTGGTCGGCGCCCGGCGTATCATCGAGGCATTTCAGCGGCTCTCCGAACGGGCGAGGGCACGCGGCGCCGGCAAGACCGGACGTCTGGTGGTCGGCTTTTATAAGTCGATGTCATCGGGATGCTTTCGTACAGCCTTGAAGACCTTTCGGAGCAAGTTCCCTGGCGTCGAGGTGGAACTGCTGGAGGCTTCCTATATCGAGCTCAAGGCCGGCGTGATGTCTGGTACGATCGATTTCGCCATCGTTCTCGGCGACACAGGCAGGACCGAGCTTCTGGATTCGATGCCGCTTTGGGCGGCGCAAATAATGGTGGCCCTGCCGAAAGACCACGCGCTGGCCGAGAAGGCAACCGTCTATTGGTCCGAACTAAAGGGCGAGCGGTTTCTTGTGCCTCACGATGATCCTGGTCCCGACATCCGCAATATCATCCTTAGTCATCTCGCAGCACCTTCCGATCATCCGGAGATCATCACGCGGCAGCTGAGCCGGGAAAGCATCCTGGGCGAGGTCGCGAGCGGGCAGGGGATCAGCCTGCAGTGCGAAAACACGCAGCCTGTCCTCGGGCAGGGCGTTGTCCTTCGGCCCGTGCATGATGGCAACGGCGGCGTCCGGCTCGGCTACATCGCCTGCTGGCGGCCGGACAATTCCAACCCGGTTATCAAGAACTTCTTCGAAATCTTCCGTTTTGTCGATTGAGTCAACGGCTGCCACGCGTCAGCCAGCGAACGCGCCTACGACGGCGCAAGTATTTTACGAACGCTTACGCCCGTCCACGACGCCCAGGATTCTCTTGTTGCTGAGCGCTTATTTCTGCCTTTCTTGAATGTCTCCGTCGCGATCCGCCGCCTGGCCGATCGCCGGAAGCGGGGACCACATGCCGGGACGTCACCATCAGAACCAGGAAGCGATCTCGCGCGGCGCGCGCATGCTGCGCACGGGCCTGCTATCGCGCGACATCTCGAAGACCCGGCCGTGGTTGAGGTCATGCTGAATCCGGACGGCCGCCTCTGGGTCGACCGGTCGAGAGAAGGGCTGGCAGACACCAGCGAGACATTGCCTGCCGCCGACGGTGAACGAATTGTCCGTCTCGTCGCCCACCACGTCGGCGCCGAGGTTCGTCCTGGAAGCCCCGCGTTTCCGTGGAACTTCCAGAAACCGGCGAGCGCTGCGAGGGCCTGCTTCCGCCCCGTGGTCGCTGCCACCACCTTCGCGATTCGCAAACCCGCCGTCGCCGTCTTCACGCTTTCCGACTACATCGCGGCCGAAATCATGGCCGACGCGCAGGCCGATGTCCTGCAGATCGCGGTCGAGCGGCGGAAGAACATCCTCGCCGCCGCCGGCACTTCCACCTGCAAGACGACGTTGACCAATGCTCCTGGCCGAAGTCGCCAAGTCTTCCGATCTCGTCAAATCGTCGCTGCGTCTCAGACCCGACCACATCCCCATCGGCGAGGTACGTGGCGCTGAAGCACTCGATCTCCTCAAGGCCTGGGCACCGACCACCCGGGCGGCATCGGCACCATTCACGCCAATTCCGCAATCGGCGCACTCCGGCGCCTCCAATAGCTGGTGGAGGAAGCGGTGGTCACGGTGCCCCGGGCGATGATCGCCGACACCATCGACCTGATTGCCGTGCTCTCCGGCCGCGGCATTGCCCGTCGGCTTGCCGAGATCGCGTTTGTCGACGGGCTCGATCCGGTGACCAGCGACTACCGCACCTGCGGCACATCCCCCAACCGACCGCCAACCGCTTCCGAGAGGAGAAGAGGAATGACCGTGTCCGCCATGTCCCGATTTCGCCAGTCCCGCCGTCAGTTCATGCGGGCGACAGCGTTCCTGTCCATCTTCGAAATGACAGCGCTGCCGGCGTATGCCTCCGCCTTTTGTCATGCGTATGCGCGGTGCAAATTGCTAACGGAAGCCGGACTTTGCTGCGAGGATCGGAGCTGGTGTATTACTCAGAACGCAAACGAACTCGTTATATTGTTGTATTCGTTAGGATATCCTTCATATCGAAACCAAATCAATCAACCCAGTTTTGTCCCCCTTCAAGCGATAATGCCGTCCAGATTCGATCGGCAGAGGTTCGCGTAAAGGGTGGAAAGCCATTGGCCAATGGCTCTTCAGATCTCTAGAAGTGACAAGGAACTTCCCAAAATATGCATCGAAATATGAGGTCATTCCGTGGCAGAGGCCGGAGCTGTGGGCGATGACACGGTGTTCAACCGGATTCAGGGCGTTTGGATTTAGATAGTCATAGTTCCTAAAATGAATAGTTGGCGAGAGGCGCACAAAATCATGCTGCATCTGGGTAACCGTGAAGTATGCACGTTCGGCAAACAGGTTAAACCCAGAAAGATCAACCCCGCATTGGTCAAACACAGAATTTTCCTCAAAAGCTTGTACGTCACTGCATAGAAACCCGAATTGCTGAACCCGATCTGGTATGACAACTGTAGTAGGACTGGCGATTTGGCGGATGTCCTCCGCGATCGCCTCAAAGCCCTCACCAACGACTCCTGCGTCTAATGTCTCTGTGAAGATGATGTCAGGTGCCGAAGGAAGGTCGCCGTCTAAGATTGCTTGCCTTGAGGATTTTGCAATCACAGCAATGCAATCCTGCAAATGATTGGCGTGTATAATCTGCCGCGCAGTGTCCGCAATTCGCTCATCCATCTCGCATGTGAATACTCTTCGAGCCCCATATCTGGCGAAGAGCATCGCCGGAAGGCCGGCGCCAGTTCCGATTTCAACAACAGTCTTCCCAGTGACATTGCAAGATGCAATAGCTGCCTCTATTGCTGTATTTCGTGCGGGGTCCCGCATCATTTTGAAATGCCACCTGGGCACTTTCACATACGCGTCAGCGGGTGATTTGATTTCATTCATTTCGGTACTCCCAGAAGGTGTAACGCTGTCTCGTGAACCGCGATCGAGAACGGCCAGATCGGCGTGTGTGAGCTACAAAGCTTCCACAACGCCTCATTCAAACTGAAAACAAGCTGTTCTCGCTTAGGCTCGACCTTCGCGCGGCCGTTCCGGCTCGAGAAGGAAGCAGCAATAATCGTACCAAGCATACAGATTGTAGGACATCTCCACCCAAAATCCTGGGGGAGTTGTAGCGCCCCCAAGTTGGGCGCGCCGCCGTGCCTGGTGCTGGAACTTGTATTCGAGCCTTAGCGCATGCTCAGCTACCTGCTAAAGTGTCTACCGCACCCTTATCGCAAGCCTCTCGGACTGTTGAAGGCTCAGGCTACGGAGCCCTCGATGTCCACCTTCGTATGAGTCGTTCATGGCTTCTCCTGTCCCAACAATTGGCCGATCTCCAACAAGGTTGCGCCGGAGCGGACAAACGAGGCGGCAAAGATAGGGCCTATTCTAGTGGAGGGCAGGCGTAGCCGCCAATTCAGGCACAGTCGAGCGCCAAATCGGCGATCACCGTGACGGCGCTGCGCGAGAGACCACGCAGCCCTAGGCGCCGTAACTGGATCTTCGCAGTGCAGCGCGGGCCAATCGTGCCACCGTCATGCTCACCCTCGTTGTGACCTGTCGTCCAGCGACGTTGATCAGAAAGCATGGCTCGGAGCATATGCTAAGCGCCGGTCTTCCTGTCGCCAGCCGCATGGTGCGCTACGAGATACCTCGATGACGCCTCAGCCGTACCTGGACTAGTGCCCGTCCATAGTGTGCTGCGAACGTGACGTTCGACATCCTCGGGCATTGTTTTCGACGCGCGCGGTATGGGGAACGCAAAGCGGGCGACTCGAAGCGGAGCCACGCGGTGGCGGTCTGAACGATCAGTTGTCGCGACCATCGTTCATCTCCCGCCCGACCTTGGGCAAGCTGATGGGCGGCCCACCTTTGGGCCCGCTGAGAGAATATCCTGAGGCGTGACAGGCCTGTCATGCGGAAGATCGATCCATCGGGCGACGATCAGGAGTTCTCTGGCAGTCCGCAGCAAGGTGGCATGCGCAACCACATCCCCTGTGGCGCGATGCACAAGATAGCGCTGTCGCTCGTCAGCTGCCGGACCTGCTTGATGACGTACCAGAACCTTAGGGTAATTGAAGAGCGCGTCGAACATGATCGGAACTCCGGGTTGATGAGGAGGTTCGACCACTATCGGTCCGCTAATTATTATGTGGCGCGCGAAAGCGCCTTCACGGCGGAAACGCTGGGCGCCGCGCTCGAGCGCCACATCCGATGCGAACAGCTCGCCCAGTTCGATTGTCGCCGCCGCGCCCGCCTTGCCCCCAAATCTCTTCGGAGCCTATGAATCACGCCCAAGGCTCGGCGGCGAGCGACTTCTTCAATAGATGGGGTGATTGGGGTCTCAGCCGCGCCTAACTGCGGGCGGCTACTCCTGTCGGGATGTGGGAGCGTGGTCGATGTGAATCGCCACAAACATCGGGAAGTAGCAGCCATGAAGTATTTTGCCGGACTTGACGTGTCTTTGGAAGAGACCGCGATTTGCGTCATCGATGAGAGCAGTCGGATCGTGAAGGAAACACGAGCGGCAAGCGAACCGCAGGCTTTGTCCGATGCGTTGCGGAAACTCGATCTGCCGCTGGATCGCATCGGCTGGAAGCGTGCTCGCTGACGGCCCTGGCTTCACCATGGATAGTGTGCCGAAGGCCTGCCTGCGATCTGTATCGAGACGCGCCAGGCCAACGCGGCCATGAAGACGATGCCCAACAAGACCGATCGCAACGATGCCCGCGCGCTCGC encodes the following:
- a CDS encoding Xaa-Pro peptidase family protein, whose product is MPLDLRLPSRPITLNARPLLPAPIVPSDELEARLSRTRAAMSRCETDVLILTDEKNVRYFTDYRTLSWTYHARPVLAVLTLERLLVFGSLGELRLMESVPRPFSPIAYDGYLPGAVDAIVDQISAMPASSRRRIAVDYGPDMFGRGSLYLIDRLKQIASDESVRSATDILWQIRLIKTPFEAEMKKVALAIVNDAFDQVIGNAYAGISEFELCQMMQAQIYLNGAESADPIAMLFSDGDFFYGRTPSDRKLKEGHYIWTDFRATYGGYPADRNRIARCGEPSDWEIATYKSVRSLTIELVNGIRPGLRCCDIYSNFQRLWKEADLGQIYGHVSRIGHGGGLDVTEPPSISAADQTVIEPGMIFHLEPKLEKNGAVFQFEEVVFVRDGGVEFLSDLSPERIPVV
- a CDS encoding MmgE/PrpD family protein; this translates as MGALSSVEHILFPRGAAHNDAGLLAKFLTELRYESIPVDVLKHAKLITLDTIGCIVAGTDTPLGEKLLAAYQAGEDTGGCCVPGTRLQLSPSMATKLNAWLSDVLDYEDVAAGHPSATVIPAALAMAEYLKSTPKRFLAGVVAGYEAGLRVHDATQATPDVYRRFAVYHAWHGIAAGAAAMVVSGGSEEQFRSALGHAGANTSLPLWYVQYGRPAHALKANYGQMALGGIDAALCARRDIVGPFAMLSDPERGFAKIIGSDQFEPAQLSADLGEVWRTRESSLKPYPSCAFLHTTIDGVSSLVKEHNIDPENLEKLKIRSFSRITEWFSDKAPASDIDAQLSIEYVSAMALLSVEVGREWYSPSLMRNNRVAELMQRIDVELDPVAEEAFWKHDQYLSTIILHTRDGRSFTTTVEWPPGHWRRPFSMNDVAEKFARNLRGSAIEKNTSHIIKTIMNIDHLNSLDDLYCLLRAE
- a CDS encoding ornithine cyclodeaminase, with product MQDKLNVVPFISVDHMMKLVLATGVERFLVELAAYIEEDFRRWECFDKTPRVASHSAEGVIELMPTSDGETYGFKYVNGHPKNTRSGRQTVTAFGVLADVGNGYPMLLTEMTILTALRTAAMSAVAAKYLAPKGARTMAMIGNGAQSEFQAIAFKAILGVDKLRLYDIDPSATARCRKNLAGMGFEIMACASSQEAVEGAEIVTTVTADKQNATILTDNMVGPGIHINAVGGDCPGKTELHGDILLRSDIFVEYPPQTRIEGEIQQLAPDHPVVELWQVIAGKAAGRSGERQITLFDSVGFAIEDFSALRYVRDCLKDTGLYEELDLLADPDEPRDLFGMILRAAKAASTPQKIGAL
- a CDS encoding arginine deiminase-related protein — its product is MSRQSVQAPRGVVMIRPHHFTPNPMTAADNAFQSNDEKRAAAAVASAAYDEVTRMAEGLAEAGVAVHVFEDRTVATPDSVFPNNWFSTHSGGHVAVYPMYSPNRQKERRGDVIEMLKTEYRVQDVIDYSGLEKDHVYLEGTGAMVLDHIGRVAYAVRSNRTNEVALERFCTHFNFEPMVFDAVDRSGQPIYHTNVLMCVGTDFALLGTQMVRDLRRRQEVVDRLRETGREVIEVSIEQIENFAGNAIELEGGDDRVLALSARAHAALYQEQIAAIEHSAKLLPFDVSTIELAGGSVRCMLAGIHLSRRTPQTEHLLLAAE
- a CDS encoding arginine deiminase family protein; this encodes MSQTRSVYEFNSAIVREPSTSVINGLRANDRGGPTYDGVKVEHDAYIAALRNAGVEVTVLPPLEDFPDSIFVEDPALVFTNGAILLRPGTRSRAEETAELAPVLREMFETVLELPATGQADGGDIMYTPKGLLIGLSDRTDKDGAEGLVACIEKLGGQAQIAETPKGVLHFKTGSSLLDDETVIATAALADAAVFEGFRKFVVPEGEEPAANVLRVNDVVFASANHPRTLERLDNEGYRVVPLKTAEIEKIDAGLSCMSLRWYRNGR
- a CDS encoding LysR family transcriptional regulator → MDLRHLRYVVAAARNGSFSAAGHELNVRQPIISKRIRELEDELGVFLFDRATSGARLTPTGEEFVVGARRIIEAFQRLSERARARGAGKTGRLVVGFYKSMSSGCFRTALKTFRSKFPGVEVELLEASYIELKAGVMSGTIDFAIVLGDTGRTELLDSMPLWAAQIMVALPKDHALAEKATVYWSELKGERFLVPHDDPGPDIRNIILSHLAAPSDHPEIITRQLSRESILGEVASGQGISLQCENTQPVLGQGVVLRPVHDGNGGVRLGYIACWRPDNSNPVIKNFFEIFRFVD
- a CDS encoding 50S ribosomal protein L11 methyltransferase gives rise to the protein MNEIKSPADAYVKVPRWHFKMMRDPARNTAIEAAIASCNVTGKTVVEIGTGAGLPAMLFARYGARRVFTCEMDERIADTARQIIHANHLQDCIAVIAKSSRQAILDGDLPSAPDIIFTETLDAGVVGEGFEAIAEDIRQIASPTTVVIPDRVQQFGFLCSDVQAFEENSVFDQCGVDLSGFNLFAERAYFTVTQMQHDFVRLSPTIHFRNYDYLNPNALNPVEHRVIAHSSGLCHGMTSYFDAYFGKFLVTSRDLKSHWPMAFHPLREPLPIESGRHYRLKGDKTGLIDLVSI